In Anaerolineales bacterium, the following proteins share a genomic window:
- a CDS encoding EutN/CcmL family microcompartment protein, producing MFIAKVIGTTVSTIKDEKLHGRKLLILRQSDETGAVSGKPYVAVDTVDAGVGDLVLTASGSSARQTNITKDTPVDAVIMAVIDSLEVDGKIVFRKS from the coding sequence ATGTTTATCGCAAAAGTGATCGGCACGACGGTGTCCACCATCAAAGACGAAAAATTGCACGGGCGAAAATTGCTCATCCTGCGGCAGTCCGACGAAACAGGCGCGGTCTCGGGCAAGCCTTACGTGGCGGTGGACACGGTGGACGCGGGCGTGGGCGATCTCGTGCTCACCGCGTCGGGCTCGTCGGCGCGGCAAACCAACATCACAAAAGACACGCCCGTCGACGCGGTCATCATGGCGGTCATCGACTCGCTCGAAGTGGATGGAAAAATCGTCTTCCGAAAATCGTGA
- a CDS encoding GGDEF domain-containing protein, giving the protein MLLQPPPPPLGQPSLLALGPLTLVIGITFLMQAIAVALASVAVREYRGVRLFFVSTLFLSLGYFLLLWHPRLGYSIGISSNVAIYTGNLLLYLSVCQFTETPPHRWIIYGLIPLGYVALALTYFFPIPILWITESVNTPLSAASAFVLLKSDNKAFRLGALVTAIPLILYSLVSLTRFVSAVFPQAGIAPQLDPAAGANATQPIFVLMVFILSFLWTAGFIFMISQRLQTHLNELAMNDMLTRVRNRRAMHELLDYELRRAEREIKDFSIILLDVDHFKRVNDTYGHDVGDEVLKWMALQLQQSSRIQDTVSRWGGEEFLILLPSTTLDEAVEVAERMRSHIEATTFSYKDVSLNVTFSAGVSFSKEYQNVDHLCKVADQALYVAKQTRNRVVSQTQIQHTG; this is encoded by the coding sequence ATGTTGCTTCAACCCCCTCCGCCCCCTTTAGGACAGCCATCCCTGCTTGCGCTTGGACCGTTGACGCTGGTCATCGGCATTACCTTCTTGATGCAAGCAATTGCCGTTGCGCTTGCCTCGGTCGCTGTGAGGGAATATCGAGGCGTGAGGCTGTTCTTCGTTTCCACATTATTCTTGTCTCTAGGATACTTTCTGCTTTTGTGGCATCCGCGCCTCGGTTATAGCATTGGAATCTCCTCAAACGTTGCGATCTACACAGGCAACCTGCTTTTGTATCTTTCCGTGTGTCAGTTCACTGAAACGCCCCCACATCGTTGGATCATTTATGGATTGATTCCTCTCGGCTATGTTGCCCTCGCATTGACCTACTTCTTCCCCATTCCAATTCTTTGGATTACCGAATCTGTCAACACGCCGTTAAGCGCCGCCAGCGCGTTCGTGTTGCTGAAATCGGACAACAAGGCGTTTCGTCTTGGCGCGCTCGTCACAGCCATTCCGCTCATCCTGTATTCGCTGGTCTCGCTCACGCGCTTCGTCTCTGCCGTGTTTCCTCAAGCGGGCATCGCCCCACAACTTGATCCCGCCGCTGGAGCGAACGCGACACAACCCATCTTCGTGCTGATGGTTTTCATCCTCAGTTTCTTGTGGACAGCAGGCTTTATCTTTATGATCAGCCAGCGATTGCAGACTCACCTGAACGAGTTGGCGATGAACGATATGCTGACGCGCGTCCGTAACCGCCGCGCCATGCACGAACTGCTGGATTACGAGCTCAGACGCGCTGAACGCGAGATAAAAGATTTCTCCATCATCCTGCTGGACGTGGATCACTTCAAACGCGTCAACGACACGTATGGTCACGACGTCGGCGACGAAGTATTGAAGTGGATGGCGTTGCAATTACAACAATCCTCCCGCATTCAAGACACGGTCTCGCGCTGGGGCGGCGAGGAGTTTCTCATCCTCTTGCCAAGCACCACACTGGATGAGGCGGTTGAGGTCGCCGAGCGGATGCGCTCGCACATCGAGGCGACAACCTTCAGCTACAAAGATGTTTCATTGAACGTCACGTTCAGCGCGGGCGTGTCTTTTTCAAAAGAATATCAAAACGTGGACCATTTATGCAAAGTCGCCGACCAGGCGTTGTATGTCGCAAAACAAACGCGCAACCGCGTGGTCTCGCAAACTCAAATCCAGCATACAGGATGA
- a CDS encoding DinB family protein, with product MNQLSPPTSNEYAEFYAGYVQRAQARGDVLAALPKQIDEIKSALGSLTDEQALFRDAPKEWSIKEVMGHLNDVERVFSYRLLRVSRNDATPLASFEQNDYVREAGFDKHPLKELIEEFEHLRRANILAIQNMSAEAALRVGAASGYPVSARALIYMLVGHVDHHMESLNEKYLPFAK from the coding sequence ATGAACCAACTTTCTCCCCCAACCTCAAATGAATATGCCGAATTTTATGCGGGCTACGTTCAACGGGCACAAGCGAGGGGCGACGTGCTCGCCGCGTTGCCAAAGCAGATTGACGAGATCAAGTCCGCGCTGGGAAGTCTGACTGACGAACAAGCTCTATTCCGTGACGCGCCGAAGGAATGGTCTATCAAAGAAGTGATGGGACATCTCAACGACGTCGAGCGCGTCTTCTCGTATCGCCTACTGCGCGTCTCTCGAAACGATGCGACTCCGCTCGCTAGTTTCGAGCAGAATGACTACGTCCGCGAAGCGGGGTTTGACAAGCATCCGCTGAAAGAGTTGATCGAGGAGTTCGAGCATCTTCGCCGCGCGAACATCCTCGCCATCCAAAACATGAGCGCTGAAGCCGCTCTACGGGTCGGCGCCGCGAGCGGATATCCCGTCAGCGCACGGGCGTTAATCTACATGCTTGTCGGTCACGTGGATCATCACATGGAAAGTTTGAACGAGAAATATTTGCCATTCGCAAAATAA
- the deoC gene encoding deoxyribose-phosphate aldolase: protein MKPDPKLVEQLVEIITHEVLAAMMEEDARVSNPEAYHCKFDCADGLCVRTCFDHVGNVVSAGAERVSSTLGAIPQELSVAKMIDHTLLKPDATQQEIAQLCYEARKYGFASVCVNPTWVSLCAELLKGSDVKVCTVIGFPLGATSSETKAFETETAIKQGATEIDMVINVGALKARDIETVAKDIRGVVKAAHARNVIVKVIIETVLLTDEEKTIASLTSKEAGADFVKTSTGFAGGGATVHDVELMRKAVGPQMGVKASGGVRTFEDAQNMIQAGATRIGASAGVKIIQGPSDQVEGKKESGSSSAKY, encoded by the coding sequence ATGAAACCCGACCCGAAACTCGTCGAACAACTTGTTGAAATCATCACGCATGAAGTCCTCGCCGCGATGATGGAAGAGGACGCGCGCGTCAGTAACCCCGAAGCCTATCACTGCAAATTTGATTGTGCGGATGGGTTATGTGTTCGCACTTGTTTTGACCATGTGGGTAACGTCGTCAGCGCGGGGGCGGAGAGGGTGTCGTCCACGTTGGGGGCGATTCCGCAGGAGTTGTCGGTTGCCAAAATGATTGACCATACACTCCTCAAGCCCGACGCTACCCAACAGGAAATCGCTCAACTATGCTACGAAGCGCGCAAGTACGGATTCGCATCCGTGTGCGTGAACCCGACGTGGGTGAGTCTGTGTGCGGAGTTGCTCAAAGGCTCGGACGTGAAAGTCTGCACGGTGATCGGTTTCCCGCTCGGAGCGACTTCGTCTGAAACAAAGGCGTTTGAAACAGAGACAGCCATCAAACAAGGCGCGACGGAGATTGACATGGTCATCAACGTCGGCGCATTGAAAGCGCGTGATATTGAAACGGTTGCGAAAGATATACGCGGCGTGGTCAAAGCTGCGCACGCGCGCAATGTGATCGTCAAAGTAATCATTGAAACTGTTTTGCTTACCGACGAAGAGAAAACGATCGCAAGCCTCACGTCGAAAGAAGCGGGCGCAGACTTTGTCAAAACGTCCACGGGATTTGCGGGCGGCGGCGCGACGGTGCACGATGTCGAGCTGATGCGCAAGGCGGTCGGTCCGCAGATGGGAGTCAAAGCGTCGGGCGGAGTCCGCACGTTTGAGGACGCGCAGAATATGATTCAAGCGGGCGCGACGCGCATCGGCGCGAGCGCGGGGGTGAAGATCATTCAAGGTCCGAGCGACCAGGTTGAAGGGAAGAAAGAATCGGGTTCTTCATCCGCAAAATATTAA
- a CDS encoding RpiB/LacA/LacB family sugar-phosphate isomerase, producing the protein MNDAEIRQIVQNVVRNLTDSPQTDPASASPVGKRIVALGADHGGFELKGILKPEIESLGFVVMDVGTNSKEPVDYPDFAHSVAQMVGTGRAWRGIMIDGAGIGSCIVANKVPNVRAGMAYDVSSATNSREHNDTNVLTLGAGLIGVNLAKQIVKVWLTTDFGGDRHTKRVDKIKSVEKMYLKNMDT; encoded by the coding sequence ATGAACGACGCTGAAATCCGACAGATTGTGCAAAATGTGGTCAGGAATCTGACCGACTCGCCTCAAACCGACCCTGCGTCTGCCTCGCCCGTAGGAAAGCGAATCGTCGCCCTCGGCGCGGACCACGGCGGCTTTGAGTTGAAGGGAATCCTCAAACCCGAAATCGAATCGCTCGGCTTCGTCGTCATGGACGTTGGCACGAACAGCAAGGAGCCAGTGGATTATCCCGACTTTGCCCATTCCGTCGCGCAGATGGTCGGCACAGGCCGCGCCTGGCGCGGCATCATGATTGACGGCGCGGGGATCGGCAGCTGCATCGTGGCGAACAAAGTTCCCAACGTCCGTGCAGGGATGGCGTATGATGTTTCGTCCGCAACAAACAGCCGCGAGCACAATGACACGAATGTCCTCACCCTCGGCGCAGGGTTGATCGGCGTCAACTTGGCGAAGCAGATCGTCAAAGTCTGGCTCACCACCGACTTTGGCGGCGACCGTCACACAAAGCGCGTGGATAAGATAAAATCGGTGGAGAAGATGTATTTGAAGAATATGGATACGTAG